From Amycolatopsis sp. YIM 10, the proteins below share one genomic window:
- a CDS encoding response regulator transcription factor yields MTTRVLLADDHAMFRSGMRAVLDTQPDLECVGEASDGRAAVAEVARLRPDVAVLDVRMPKLDGLAATEAILATPGCETKVLVLTTYDHDDYVYRALRAGASGFLLKNLPPEELVSAMRVVARGDALIDPSVTRRLVSRFTTSIEPPAGPAGLDRLTSREREVLLLIADARSNAEIAEELHVGDETVKTHVSRILSKLGLRDRVHAVVYAYQHGLVRAAPRD; encoded by the coding sequence ATGACCACGCGGGTGCTGCTCGCCGACGACCACGCGATGTTCCGCTCGGGCATGCGCGCGGTGCTGGACACCCAGCCGGACCTGGAATGCGTCGGCGAGGCGTCCGACGGCCGGGCCGCGGTCGCCGAGGTGGCCCGCCTGCGCCCCGATGTGGCCGTGCTCGACGTGCGCATGCCCAAGCTCGACGGGCTCGCCGCCACCGAGGCCATCCTCGCTACCCCCGGCTGCGAGACGAAGGTGCTGGTGCTGACCACCTACGACCACGACGACTACGTCTACCGCGCGCTGCGTGCCGGGGCGAGCGGCTTCCTGCTTAAGAACCTGCCGCCGGAGGAACTGGTCTCGGCCATGCGGGTGGTCGCGCGCGGGGACGCGCTGATCGATCCGTCGGTCACCCGGCGGCTGGTTTCGCGGTTCACCACCAGCATCGAGCCGCCCGCCGGCCCCGCCGGACTGGACCGGCTCACCTCGCGCGAACGTGAAGTCCTGCTGCTCATCGCGGACGCCCGCAGCAACGCGGAAATCGCGGAGGAACTGCACGTCGGGGACGAGACGGTGAAAACGCACGTGTCCCGCATCCTGTCGAAGCTCGGCCTGCGCGACCGCGTGCACGCGGTGGTCTACGCCTACCAGCACGGACTGGTCAGGGCAGCTCCCCGGGACTGA